The Capsicum annuum cultivar UCD-10X-F1 unplaced genomic scaffold, UCD10Xv1.1 ctg58172, whole genome shotgun sequence region ATGTTGTGAAGATTGCCAATACCTTCTGGAATGTTTCCTTGAAGTGAATTATAAGATATCTCCAAAGTATCCAACGTTTAATACTCTATGGTTTATAAGACTTCCAATCACTTTTGGGATTTGACCCTCTATGGAATTGAGTTTCAGATTCAAAGTCTCAAGTTTGGAAATATTAGAAAATGAAGAAGGAATGGAACCAGTGAAACTATTATTTCCAAGATTTAGTACTTGAAGTTGGTGTAAAAGACCAAACCAAGAGGGAACCTCCCCGCTGAACCTGTTGAAACTTAAATTAAGAAACTTAAGCCGATGCAAGTGTGTCATTTCTTGAGGCAAATTTCCATGGAAATTGTTGCTTTCCAtgtcaagagaaacaagaaatgtGAGGTTTCCAAGTTCACGTGGAATTCTGTCGGTAAGAGCCATGTTGGAAAGGTGTAAGGACTTCACTCTTTGGTGACGAGAACCACAAGTGACTCCTACCCAATGGCAAACAGAAGTAGCGGGAGGCCAACTTTCATTGAAGAAGTGAAAGGGGTCGGAAATGATTTGAGATTTTAAATAGAGAAGAGCTAATTGATCGGTCGTAatgttggtttgggtcatgtctgAATTAACCATAACATAGTGAAGCCACAAGAGTGTTAAGAGAAAAGTGGTGAAAGCTTTCTCCATTATTGCATAAATTGGTAGGAATATGGATATGGCTAGTAATGATGTGGGTTTGCAACTTTAAATAGTAAAGAGATCGCTTGAATCATGTAAGAAGTTGAATCATGATCTTCTGTAGCATCCCAACAACATCTTTCATGTTTGTCCTTCCTTCCGGAGATTCAGCACAACAATCTAATGCCACTTCCATGATGGATGCCACAACATCTAGCTCCTTCTGTAAGCGATTATTCGTTGGTGTTATCAAGTTGGCATCTAGAACGTCCATTATTGCCTCTGGGAGTGAATTACTCACCCATTGCTTCAAGCTAAGATCTCCCTCAAAATCATTAGGCTTTCTCCGGGTAAACGT contains the following coding sequences:
- the LOC124893368 gene encoding receptor-like protein 43; this translates as MEKAFTTFLLTLLWLHYVMVNSDMTQTNITTDQLALLYLKSQIISDPFHFFNESWPPATSVCHWVGVTCGSRHQRVKSLHLSNMALTDRIPRELGNLTFLVSLDMESNNFHGNLPQEMTHLHRLKFLNLSFNRFSGEVPSWFGLLHQLQVLNLGNNSFTGSIPSSFSNISKLETLNLKLNSIEGQIPKVIGSLINHRVLNVGYFGDIL